The Podarcis raffonei isolate rPodRaf1 chromosome 7, rPodRaf1.pri, whole genome shotgun sequence nucleotide sequence acctgccctgtggaatgccctcctatcagatgtcaaggaaataaacaactatctaacttttagaagacatctgaaggcagccctgtttagggaagtttttaatgtttgatgttttattctgtttttaatctgttgggagccgcccagagtggctggggaaacctagctggatgggcaggataaaaataataagttgttgctgatgctgctgctgctgccaaaattgtgtatagtcaaaacagaTTGGATTCAATGTCAGATGGGATTGCCAACGTCATTTTTCCCTGGATCCCTACCGGCTTTCCACtaccttttaattaaaaaaaaatatatttttttgccaagcacataaagcaCACAAGTTGGAAATTGCAAGGCTGACTGCATTtgtaaagaaaagagaaaatgtcTGACAAATATTTTGCATGAACTTTGTATGGGACCCACACTCACTTTCAGACTACAGTTCAGATATTGAAATGctatatatatttaattgcaaACAGTTTCTAATGTTATGTACACATTAGTGCCTTAGAATGCAATAAGATCTGCTGCTTTTCAAGTTGGATTTGTACATTGCTATACACACCAGACAGGGGACCAGGATGTCCTCACTGTTGCACATTCCTTGTTTGGTTTCCCCACCCCGGCAACCCTCCTGTACTCTGTGCAGAGCCAAATGCCGTCTCAAGTGTACATACCTCAACTTACTGTGAAGTGAACGTAGCTCACATTTTGAAAtctgatggaagctggtttgggggggggaataataataataataataataataataataataataataataataataatttatttataccccgcccatctggctgggcttccccaaccactctgggtggcttccaaaaaaaatttataatactataatacatcaaacattaaaagcttccctaaacagggctgccttcagatgtcttctaaaagtctggtagttgttgttctctttgacatctggtgggagggcgttccatagggaaggcgccactaccgagaaggccctctgcctggttccctgtaacttggcttctcacagtgagggaactgccagaaggccctcggtgctggacctcagtgtccgggtagaacgatgggggtggagacgctccttcagatatactggaccgaggccgtttagggctttaaaggtcagcaccaacactttgaattgtgctcggaagtgcATCAAACAGCACTATCTCTTAAGGAAGTACAGAagagatatggattgtggctcatGTGCAACTAGCTTCAAATACCAGTGGTGGGAGCTCACAAGTGCCATAACAATTATTAATGTGGACATAGCCTCAGAGAAACATCCACACATCAAATTGTTCACATTGCCTGCATCCCAGTAATGACATAGCAATAGATGAAAATTCCTAAACAGACAGACTCATGCATGAAACTGGAGACTACTAGCTGATAGTGTCTCCTTAAATGACCTTAACCACaagtaccatattggcccgaatataagctgcaccctaAAATAAGCTGCTCCTTTAAATTTCAAGGGGGGGGAAGAATGCccacaatacccgaatataagccgctcccttaaaattctgcaggcactcacacccgttctgttttatcatatgtctgtttcagcagcgatatcgtaaaagccaatttttgtaaggttgcgaatttagctgcactttaacttttcacggttggaatttggaATAAAAGTgctgcttatattcaggccaatacggtactttGAAATGTATTTCTAACTGCCCCTGATAATGCTTCCAGCGCTCTCCTGTTGGATATGTTGTCATTTCGTAATCTTTAACCTCACTAGTGGAGCGAAGTCATACTTTTATTGGTTGTGCTATTGTTGGTGTTGCTTACTGATAACAAAGAGAGGTTTTATCGGCTTTGCTGAGGAGTTTATCAGAAGGTTGAGGTCATCAAGACTTAGTTTGTTAAAATAGATTAATAACTATTCTTGCAGAATTAAACAGTGTTTGAGCCAGAAAACCATTTGCCAATGAGGCAACCCTGATTCAAAACTGTTGAAGCTTTGGGAAGTATTTTTTTATGGGAATTTTGGTTCAACATTGTAGTTTAAACTTACCCCAATGACCCTGGcctcacttaaaaaaacaacagaaccaCTTCCACTAATGAGGTTGACTGACGTAAgcaaggactatatttgtttttacCTGCTGCCATAATTATATAAGTTGCCGTTTTAGATGTTTACATTTGTTTGGAACTTTTCAATGTTAACACCAGTTGGATGGGTTACAGATTATTTTATGGTGTGCAATCAGCTTCTTGAGGAATCTTCATCACCAATAGGAACCAAGCATGCAAATTTACTGGCCGAGGAGCAATTGGTTCCGAGGTTTTAGCTGACAGAATGCAGCAATGTTGAGGACTGGCCAGTGGGGAGCCATGAGGGCTGGTGTGAGCATGATTATccaattatttaatttctatatcacttattataataaaaacagcTGACTGAGAAGAGCATGTGGGGTTCTTCCTCAGAAGAAACCTGTGGGGACAGGCTACCGTTATAGAGATTGTTCTGCATTTATAATTAGGaacagtcagtgcttttttttcttaaaaaatgtttaggggtactctcattttgactcaagaaaaccaccattttatagttcaaatcgggggaaaataaatacagtaaatggacgaaagtacaaaaattcacaaaatgtttaagggtatgtgtccccccagaaaaaaagcactgggaataGTACAAGTccaacctgcaacaaaatgttgcagcgtggagAGCTTCTGTTCAGGATTCCAACCATCCAGACATGCTCTTTAGGATACACCATTAAATCTCCATCCCCTGGTTTCCTGTTAACCCTCCTCCCTAAATAAAGTGAGTTAGTGTTTGGTGACTACTGAGCATGCCGAGTTCTTCTTGGAATCCTCTGTGGGGGTCCCCTCcttcataaaaaataataagtttGTTGCAAACCTTGGGATTCCCCCAATCTGCCAATAACCTGTGtatggatggtgctgttttggctatatAAAGATCCACACTTGGAGAACGGGTTCACTCTTAGGATATAGGATGGCAGAAGGTAAAATCATTGTGCTATCTGAAAGTATGATGTCCGTATATGCGTGCGAATGAAGGCTAGGGGTGATTTTGTTCTCACTGTTCATCTAGCAGCGCATGGGATAAGCAGGGAGTTGCACAGTAGTTTGGAGTGGTTTAATGTTTCAGGAGTGTCCGTGGCCCACTTAGGGAAAATCAATACCCAGTGCCAACACTAGCCTGATATGGGAAGGGAGCAGGGGTCATTTCAGGCTGTGCTTATTTCAGCCTGTGAAATTTCACCTGCCAGGAAGATATAAATAGACACAATGAGGTCTTACTTTAGACAAATATATGCCACCTAGTGGTAAAAGTATCTTCCAGTGCCTCTTTTAAGCCTGGAGAGCAGGGAATGGGgaaccagatgtttttggcttcaactcccaccatctctgaccactggccatgctgtgcAAAAAGCGTTTGTGGggagcacaggttccccatctttgaCCTAGAATATCTGCAACCACTTTCACATAGAACAAGCAAGTTTCTCACCATAGGCAGATGCTGATAAGAAAGCACCTGTCCACTTTTTCGGGTGGCATGGGCAAAGTACCTGCAGTGGATCCAGATGGCATAGGATGAATTGCTTGATGTAAATATGACAttctctttcccacccccctttttgtaTTGCGTGGCTTATTTGcaccaagctccacccccccccccaaggatgagGTTTATTCTTCCAAGTTAAAACTGAAAACTGTGAAGAATTGTCAAGGATTACGGCGTGTTTACCGTTCCCCAAAGATAAACTTCAGCTAATTAAGATCTTTACACCAGTCCTTGCAATAACAGGAAACCAATTTAGACACCTATGTACAGCTTATTTATAAAAAGGTTCCACATCTGTGCTGTCATGCAAGGGAATCTTTTTCTCCATCAGGATTGCTCCTAACGGCCTAAGATTGTGTATTCATGTAGTAACGCAAATACAAGTGGCTTAACGTACAATCTCCAGCATATATATTATTTCCAGAACTCATTATGTAGGAAGCAGCCTTCGGAAGCTGAACAAAAACCAAGGAATAAGTAATGACATGGATTTTATAGCTTGTACTTTTCTTTTTAGCTCTGAACCCAGGTTCGCGCTAATTGGATAAAGTACACTTTTGATGTTGAGAACGATAAtaaacactttccaaaacattaatGAACCATACAATTTCCTTTAGAAGTGTGCTCTTATTTAAGACTCAGCAATGTAGTCTGCTGCTTTGGCCAAGGAACGTCACTTGTCAGGCAGGATCAACAAGGACTTCAGCCGAGAGCTTCCTAGTCTTTGTGCTGAAGGCTCTTATGGCAACTCTGGATTGCAACATGGAGTCTTTaatatttgcatattttttttgaGGAGGCTAGGCAACTGCGGTGTGCAGATCTTGAACAGATATTTTAGCACGTTTCTAATTTCCAAACAAAGTGACCCTGTCGTTCTGTTAAGCCTTTACATACTATCACTGGCAACCCTACAATTCAATTGAGCCAACTCCTTCCTATCAACTAGGAAAGAGCCTTCTACGTTGAGTGGCGGCTGACCCTTCAGGACAAATGGGGCAGTTCCCCATCAACCTCAACCAGGCCCCACTTGCTTGCTTCTTATAACCAGCCCAGGGAGAGGCACGGCCTGTCATCTTCCTCCTCAGAGATACCCcttatagaactcagcagggaggatagCCTCTGTGTGTCATCGGCTCTGGTTCCCCATACTGCATACCTTCCAACTGTCCCTACTTGCCTGGGACATTCCCAGAATTATAGAAGCCACCGCGGCTTCTGATATGAACCCAGAATGTCCCAGGGACGAGCATACGCTGGCATTTGCAGTGGTGCTGCTCTCTCGCACAAGACCAAGGCACCAAAAGACGCGCGTCCCAATTTTCGTCAGAGTAATGTTGGAGCGTCAACATTAATGAACCATACAATTTCCAtacaatcagccctgagtgctcactggaagggcagatcgtgaagctgaggctccaatactttggccacctcacgagaagagaagactccctggaaaagaccctggtgttgggaaagatggagggcacaaggagaaggggaagacagaggacgagatggttggacagtgttttcgaagctacgaacatgagtttgaccaaactgcaggaggcagtggaagacaggagtgcctggcgtgctctggtccatggggtcacgaagagtcggacacgactaaacgactaaacaacaacaacaacgttggagggtatgttactgttggtctccctgacttctgccctaccagttccaatTTATTATTCTAAGCCGTCCCggactctgtgttcatcatctgatgcccttctttgagtgcctcctccatgtgaagtccggagggtggcaacagaagattgggccttctctgttgtggctccccatttgtggaatgccctccccagggaggttcgcctggtgcccttcattatatatttttaggagcCTGGCGAAAATgatcctcttcaaccaggccttgggccgATTAATATTCTGTGGGAAAGGGGAgttcttgttttgctttattctgtgaactgccctgagactttaTGCTGAAgtgcggtatataaatctaataaagaaaGACAtagatgtatttatttaatttgtatagtgCTGGATTGTTAAAAAACCCTCCAAGTGGAATGGggctttttctgtttttactgCGGTACAAACTACAAGTTTAAGTGCTCAGGGGCAAAGTAACCtgtctcctgccaggtcaacctATTTAGCCCATCAAGCTCTGAACTGTACGTTGACTCGCTGCCACTTTCCAGGGATCTCAAACACAACATCTTCCCCCATCCCTTGCTACCTGATccccaaagcatgtgctctactaccGAGCGAGGGTCCCTCCCCATAATTTCCAGCTCCGCGGCTAAAAATAAACAGGAATGGCATTCcccagtgctggattaaaccctgtaGAGGCCactaggcagtcaaaatcttggGGGCCTCACATTGAAataagaaagcttgattgtacagtggtacctcaggttacatacgcttcaggttacatatgcttcaggttacagactccgctaacccagaaatagtgcttcaggttaagaactttgcttcaggatgagaacagaaattgtgctccgacggcgcaggcaggagcaggaggccccattagctaaagtggtgcttcaggttaagaacagtttcaggttaagtacggacctccggaacgaattaagtacttaacccgaggtactactgtaattttctttcaagatcaaatcaatattattttgatccattgtcgcAGGCCCCCTAAAAGGCGGGGAGCCCATAGGCCTGTGCCTATTCTGCCTATTTGATAATCCAGCACTGCATTCCCCCTCCTGTGGCAGCGACCAGCTATGAAGACGCCCTTTAACTTGGAAATAAAAACAAACGCAGTCACACCAGCAGATGCTCAGCATTGTCGTTGTTGGAAGAAGGTTCGCATGGACAGCAACACGTTTAAAGGGcgatattaaaaaagagagagaaaaaagaaaccaaaCACAACCATTCCCCTTGGGATCCACTGAGGTCGCATCCAGATGCTGAACAGCTGCCAGAGCTGATCATCCAGTGTCTTCTTCAAAGCAGGCTAAGCAGGCAGGAAGGGACACAGCCTGGGGACTCTATCCTCACGAGACTGCAGGGGCCGATGGTATAAGTGACTTCATTCTCACACACCCCTGGTGGCAAGCAGATCTCCTTGGTGACCGTGGAGTAGTTGTACTCCTTCCCTCTGCAAGTCTTAAATTCTTCCTCGTGCTCAGCCGACACTTTAATTTTCCCATCTTGTACCCTCACTGTAATGTCTTCCGGGTCGAAACCCTTAACGTCCATTAAAGCCAGCAGCTTGGGGCGGCTACATGCTGCCATCATCTTAGTGATCCTTCTTCGAATTCTGCAAAATAATAGCAACAGCAGTAGTAATAATGGTTACGATAATAACATAGGAAAGAAGAACGAGCCAAGCTGCTTCAAGCGGCTGGAATCCCGCacacaggatgatgatgatgatgatgatgataataataataataaaccacagagcctaggatttgccgatcagaaggtcagcggtt carries:
- the ODF1 gene encoding outer dense fiber protein 1, whose product is MATLCNALEAVRRDLRRTDREIKKRLRLMDMSCCPKSCEVQATCLCDISLHPHCCCLLHPYPHCLCDILCCRPCRPPCLTPLERKAIRAKIEAEQELARIRRRITKMMAACSRPKLLALMDVKGFDPEDITVRVQDGKIKVSAEHEEEFKTCRGKEYNYSTVTKEICLPPGVCENEVTYTIGPCSLVRIESPGCVPSCLLSLL